A single region of the Pseudomonas sp. VD-NE ins genome encodes:
- a CDS encoding LysR substrate-binding domain-containing protein — translation MNRNDLRRVDMNLLVIFEALMFEKNLTRVAEKLFMGQPAVSAALGRLRDLFDDPLLLRNGRGMEPTARALAILKELQPAMDVISGAVSRAKEFEPASSCDVFRIGLSDDAEFGLFPPLLRQLQQEAPGIVVVVRRANYLLMPALLASGEISVGVSYTTELPANAKRKKLRDIPCKVLRGDDRPGPLTLDEYCERPHAMVSFSGDLSGNIDLDLAKVGRTRRVVLGVPQFSGLRALLAGTEMIATVPDYAACALVEGCALRAEDPPFPIDAAQLSMAWSGVHDNDPAEKWLRSRISQFMAAPLDIPGM, via the coding sequence ATGAACCGTAACGATCTGCGTCGCGTCGACATGAACCTGCTGGTGATTTTCGAAGCGCTGATGTTCGAAAAAAACCTGACCCGCGTCGCCGAAAAGCTGTTCATGGGGCAACCGGCCGTCAGCGCTGCGTTGGGGCGTTTGCGCGATCTGTTCGACGATCCGTTACTGCTGCGCAACGGTCGCGGCATGGAGCCGACCGCGCGGGCGCTGGCGATTCTCAAGGAGTTGCAACCGGCGATGGACGTCATCTCTGGCGCGGTCAGCCGGGCCAAAGAGTTCGAACCGGCGAGCAGTTGCGACGTGTTTCGCATCGGTCTGTCGGACGACGCCGAATTCGGCCTGTTTCCGCCGTTGCTGCGTCAGCTTCAGCAAGAAGCACCGGGGATTGTCGTGGTGGTGCGCCGCGCCAACTACCTGCTGATGCCGGCGCTGTTGGCCTCTGGAGAAATCTCCGTCGGCGTCAGTTACACCACTGAATTGCCGGCCAACGCCAAGCGCAAAAAACTGCGCGACATTCCCTGTAAAGTCCTGCGCGGCGACGACCGTCCGGGGCCGCTGACGCTCGACGAATACTGCGAGCGCCCGCATGCGATGGTGTCGTTTTCGGGCGATCTGAGCGGCAATATCGACCTGGATCTGGCCAAGGTTGGCCGTACGCGCCGTGTGGTGCTGGGCGTGCCGCAATTCAGCGGCCTGCGCGCCTTGCTCGCCGGCACCGAGATGATCGCCACCGTGCCGGATTACGCGGCCTGCGCGTTGGTTGAGGGCTGTGCCCTGCGCGCCGAAGATCCGCCATTCCCGATTGATGCGGCGCAATTGTCGATGGCGTGGAGCGGGGTGCATGACAACGATCCGGCGGAAAAATGGTTGCGCTCGCGGATCAGCCAGTTCATGGCGGCGCCTCTGGATATTCCCGGGATGTGA
- a CDS encoding DoxX family protein: MNASQREERSRDLGLLFLRVSGGLFLLWVHGLPKLLDFTAQLQLIEDPFHLGAHLTLILAIFAEVLCPLLIVAGLLARLACVPILFVLLVALLVVHPQWSVAEGQFGWLLLILFTTVLIAGPGRLVIPVRLPGVLRYA; the protein is encoded by the coding sequence ATGAACGCTTCGCAACGAGAAGAACGGTCGCGCGACCTCGGTTTACTGTTCCTGCGGGTCAGCGGTGGGTTGTTTCTGCTGTGGGTCCACGGCTTGCCCAAGCTGCTCGACTTCACCGCGCAACTGCAGCTGATCGAAGACCCGTTCCACCTCGGTGCCCACCTCACTTTGATCCTGGCGATCTTCGCCGAAGTCCTCTGCCCACTACTGATCGTCGCCGGGTTACTGGCGCGATTGGCCTGCGTGCCTATTCTCTTTGTGCTGCTGGTGGCGCTGTTGGTCGTGCATCCGCAATGGAGTGTGGCTGAGGGGCAGTTCGGCTGGTTGCTGCTGATCCTGTTTACCACTGTGTTGATCGCCGGGCCGGGACGGCTGGTGATTCCTGTTCGTTTGCCCGGAGTGTTGCGTTATGCCTGA
- a CDS encoding mechanosensitive ion channel family protein, with amino-acid sequence MTFFYTHLLSWSAALLLLDAVLWHFSPFTHRAPRVAVRLVLFLAFTALVINAGVSPLQAPLFADDRVAQLGATALGILWWLYAARVLTEVIGLALMRRIGHSGRLLQDVIGALVFLVATVAAAGYVLELPVKGLLATSGVVAIVVGLALQSTLADVFSGIVLNTTKPYQVDDFVVIDGVEGKVFDIDWRATHLLTSAGTMAVVPNSVAAKAKIVNLSRPNNMHGVSISIQVPNHIRPRRVLDALDRTLQGSSSLLLTPAPKAVLKEAGETMSEYVASGFIAELGKKSEVRNQLFDLAHRHLEAAGISRHPDGVIEPSSRARALLDEVKIFRSLSSDERDRLAESMVAQQYAAGQVVLDLDEVPDSLFVIATGVVSATVPDGDSKVEAGRMGPSEVMGEQSILADTPSQATFTALTSSIIYRLDKSLTRECMEQRTEVGRALNKLQAVRQQNSRLALMAKPVAVRKGGFLGWLQKR; translated from the coding sequence ATGACCTTTTTCTACACTCACCTGCTGTCCTGGAGCGCTGCCCTGCTGCTGCTCGACGCTGTGCTCTGGCACTTCTCGCCCTTCACCCATCGCGCCCCGAGAGTCGCTGTGCGGCTGGTGCTGTTTCTCGCGTTCACGGCGCTGGTGATCAACGCCGGCGTCAGTCCGTTGCAGGCTCCGTTGTTCGCCGATGACCGCGTGGCGCAACTGGGTGCAACGGCGTTGGGGATTCTCTGGTGGCTGTACGCCGCGCGGGTGCTGACCGAAGTTATCGGCCTGGCGCTGATGCGTCGCATCGGCCACAGCGGTCGCTTGCTGCAGGACGTGATCGGTGCATTGGTGTTTCTGGTCGCCACCGTTGCCGCGGCCGGTTACGTGCTGGAACTGCCGGTAAAAGGCTTGCTGGCGACTTCGGGCGTGGTGGCCATCGTTGTCGGTCTGGCGCTGCAAAGCACTCTGGCCGATGTGTTTTCCGGGATCGTGCTCAACACCACCAAGCCGTATCAGGTGGATGATTTCGTGGTGATCGACGGCGTCGAAGGCAAGGTCTTCGACATCGACTGGCGCGCTACGCACTTGCTGACCAGCGCCGGGACCATGGCGGTGGTACCGAACTCGGTGGCGGCCAAGGCGAAGATCGTCAACCTCAGCCGTCCGAACAATATGCATGGCGTGTCGATCAGCATTCAGGTGCCGAATCACATCCGCCCGCGCCGGGTACTCGATGCGCTTGATCGCACCTTGCAGGGCAGCAGCTCTCTGTTGCTGACGCCAGCGCCGAAAGCCGTGCTGAAAGAGGCCGGCGAAACCATGTCGGAGTACGTCGCCAGCGGCTTCATCGCCGAGCTCGGCAAGAAAAGCGAAGTGCGCAATCAACTGTTCGACCTCGCCCACCGGCATCTTGAAGCGGCGGGCATTTCGCGGCATCCGGACGGCGTGATCGAGCCGTCGAGCCGCGCCCGCGCGTTGCTCGATGAAGTGAAAATCTTCCGCTCGCTGAGCAGTGATGAGCGCGATCGCCTGGCCGAATCGATGGTTGCGCAACAGTACGCGGCAGGCCAAGTGGTGCTGGATCTGGATGAAGTGCCGGACAGTCTGTTTGTGATTGCCACCGGGGTGGTCAGCGCAACGGTGCCGGACGGCGACAGCAAGGTCGAGGCCGGGCGGATGGGGCCGAGTGAGGTCATGGGTGAACAGAGCATTCTGGCAGATACGCCGTCCCAGGCGACGTTCACGGCGTTGACGTCGAGCATTATTTATCGTCTCGACAAGAGCCTGACTCGTGAGTGCATGGAGCAGCGCACGGAGGTGGGTCGGGCGTTGAACAAGTTGCAGGCGGTGCGGCAGCAGAACAGTCGCCTCGCGTTGATGGCCAAACCGGTGGCGGTGAGGAAAGGTGGGTTTCTGGGTTGGTTGCAGAAGCGTTGA
- a CDS encoding MBL fold metallo-hydrolase, producing the protein MKGIFKAATALTCALVISGAMAQAPQQGTQAPGYFRLAVGDYEVTALFDGYNDLSPKLLQGMSQARIRALLARRSIETPGVQTAFNAFLVNTGKQLILVDSGAGQCIGATAGQLLANMRAAGYEPEQVDTILLTHLHLDHVCGLVDAQKQALFSHATVYAAKAEADYWLDPTAQTKAPAGAREFFKIAQESTAPYVAAGRFKTFAAGQSPLPGVVEATLEAGHTPGSTTYRFTSQNQSIVFMGDLVHNLAVQFEHPEVSIGFDVNSAQAISARQTVFSAAVASKTWVTAAHLPFPGIGHITAQGKHFQWVPVEYGPYKRAAKVPLIE; encoded by the coding sequence ATGAAAGGCATCTTTAAAGCAGCGACGGCGCTGACGTGCGCGCTGGTGATTTCCGGTGCCATGGCGCAGGCACCACAGCAAGGCACTCAGGCGCCGGGCTATTTCCGCCTGGCTGTGGGGGATTACGAGGTCACCGCGTTGTTCGATGGGTACAACGACCTGTCGCCGAAGCTGTTGCAGGGCATGAGTCAGGCCCGGATTCGGGCGCTGCTGGCACGCCGTTCGATCGAAACCCCGGGTGTCCAGACGGCGTTCAATGCGTTTCTGGTCAATACCGGCAAGCAACTGATTCTGGTCGACAGCGGCGCCGGGCAATGCATTGGCGCCACCGCCGGGCAGCTCCTGGCGAATATGCGGGCGGCCGGCTACGAGCCAGAGCAGGTCGATACGATCTTGCTGACGCACCTGCACCTCGATCATGTCTGTGGTCTGGTCGATGCACAGAAACAAGCGTTGTTCAGCCATGCCACGGTGTACGCCGCCAAGGCGGAAGCGGATTACTGGCTCGACCCGACCGCGCAGACCAAAGCTCCGGCCGGCGCCAGAGAGTTTTTCAAGATCGCCCAGGAGTCCACTGCGCCGTACGTCGCCGCCGGGCGTTTCAAGACATTCGCCGCTGGCCAGTCGCCGTTGCCGGGAGTAGTCGAAGCGACACTCGAAGCCGGACATACGCCGGGCAGCACCACCTACCGTTTCACCTCGCAGAATCAGAGCATCGTTTTCATGGGGGATCTGGTACATAACCTCGCTGTGCAGTTCGAGCATCCGGAAGTGTCTATCGGCTTTGACGTCAACAGTGCGCAAGCGATCAGCGCTCGTCAGACGGTCTTCAGTGCGGCGGTCGCCAGCAAGACGTGGGTGACGGCGGCGCACCTGCCGTTCCCGGGCATCGGTCACATCACCGCGCAGGGCAAACATTTTCAGTGGGTGCCCGTGGAATACGGTCCGTACAAGCGCGCGGCCAAGGTGCCGTTAATCGAGTAA
- a CDS encoding amidohydrolase: MSADLILFNGQFHTVDRTKPLASAVAITDGRFVVVGNDNQAMALRGPNTQVVDMHGRCVIPGLNDSHLHLIRGGLNYNLELRWEGVPSLADALRMLKDQADRTPTPQWVRVVGGWNEFQFAEKRMPTLEEINQAAPDTPVFILHLYDRALLNRAALRVAGYTRDTPNPPGGEIVRDSNGNPTGMLVARPNAMILYSTLAKGPKLPLEYQVNSTRQFMRELNRLGLTSAIDAGGGFQNYPDDYQVIEQLAKDDQLTVRIAYNLFTQKPKEELSDFQNWTGSVKLHQGDDFLRHNGAGEMLVFSAADFEDFLEPRPDLPQTMEAELEPVVRHLVEQRWPFRLHATYNESISRMLDVFEKVNRDIPFNGLPWFFDHAETITPQNIERVKALGGGIAIQDRMAFQGEYFVDRYGKQAAEATPPIKRMLAEGVPVGAGTDATRVSSYNPWTSLYWMVSGRTVGGLALYEEGLPRTTALELFTHGSAWFSSEQGKKGQIKVGQLADLAALSADFFHVEEEAIKWIESVMTVVGGKIVYAAGDFEDLGPRSIPVLPDWSPVVKVPGHWRPNSPLQAQVHQCSGPCAVHTHSHEKARMSNAPVSDFAGFWGAFGCSCFAF, from the coding sequence ATGAGCGCCGATCTGATTCTGTTCAATGGTCAATTTCACACCGTTGACCGCACCAAACCGCTGGCCAGTGCCGTGGCAATCACCGATGGCCGCTTCGTGGTTGTCGGCAACGACAATCAGGCTATGGCTCTGCGCGGGCCCAACACGCAAGTGGTCGATATGCATGGCCGCTGCGTCATTCCGGGTCTCAACGACTCGCACTTGCACCTGATCCGTGGCGGTTTGAACTACAACCTCGAACTGCGCTGGGAAGGTGTGCCGTCGCTGGCCGATGCGCTGCGCATGCTCAAGGATCAGGCCGACCGCACACCGACGCCGCAATGGGTGCGCGTGGTCGGTGGCTGGAACGAATTCCAGTTCGCCGAAAAACGCATGCCGACCCTCGAAGAAATCAATCAGGCTGCGCCGGACACCCCGGTGTTCATCCTGCACCTGTATGACCGCGCCTTGCTCAACCGCGCTGCGCTGCGCGTGGCCGGTTACACCCGCGACACGCCAAACCCGCCGGGTGGCGAGATCGTTCGCGACAGCAATGGCAACCCGACCGGCATGCTGGTCGCGCGACCGAACGCGATGATTCTCTACTCGACGCTGGCCAAGGGACCGAAGCTGCCGCTGGAATATCAGGTCAACTCGACCCGCCAGTTCATGCGCGAACTCAATCGCCTCGGCCTGACCAGTGCGATCGATGCCGGCGGTGGTTTCCAGAACTACCCGGACGATTATCAGGTGATCGAACAACTGGCCAAAGACGACCAGTTGACCGTGCGTATCGCCTACAACCTGTTCACCCAGAAGCCGAAAGAAGAGCTGAGCGATTTCCAGAACTGGACCGGCAGCGTCAAGTTGCATCAGGGCGATGACTTCCTGCGCCACAACGGCGCCGGCGAGATGCTGGTGTTCTCGGCAGCGGACTTCGAAGACTTCCTCGAACCGCGCCCGGACCTGCCGCAAACCATGGAAGCAGAGCTGGAGCCAGTGGTGCGCCACTTGGTCGAGCAGCGCTGGCCGTTCCGCTTGCACGCCACTTACAACGAATCGATCAGCCGCATGCTCGACGTGTTCGAGAAGGTCAACCGTGACATTCCGTTCAACGGTCTGCCGTGGTTCTTCGACCACGCTGAAACCATTACCCCGCAGAACATCGAGCGGGTGAAAGCGCTGGGAGGTGGCATCGCGATTCAGGATCGCATGGCGTTCCAGGGTGAGTACTTTGTCGACCGCTACGGCAAGCAAGCCGCCGAGGCCACACCGCCAATCAAGCGCATGCTCGCCGAAGGCGTACCGGTCGGCGCCGGCACCGATGCGACACGGGTGTCCAGCTACAACCCGTGGACCTCGCTGTACTGGATGGTCAGTGGCCGCACCGTCGGCGGTCTGGCGCTGTACGAAGAAGGCTTGCCGCGCACCACCGCGCTGGAACTGTTCACCCACGGCAGTGCCTGGTTTTCCTCGGAGCAGGGCAAGAAGGGCCAGATCAAGGTCGGGCAACTGGCGGATCTGGCGGCGCTGAGTGCGGACTTCTTCCATGTCGAGGAAGAAGCGATCAAGTGGATCGAATCGGTCATGACCGTGGTCGGCGGCAAAATTGTATACGCCGCTGGCGACTTCGAAGACCTCGGCCCGCGCTCGATTCCAGTACTGCCGGACTGGTCGCCAGTGGTCAAAGTCCCGGGCCACTGGCGGCCAAATTCGCCATTGCAGGCGCAGGTTCACCAGTGCAGCGGCCCGTGCGCGGTGCACACCCACAGCCATGAAAAGGCGCGGATGTCGAATGCGCCGGTCAGCGACTTCGCCGGTTTCTGGGGCGCGTTCGGCTGTTCCTGCTTCGCTTTCTGA
- a CDS encoding winged helix-turn-helix domain-containing protein → MSLSPNQVLGFGPYRIHPGQRLVLEGEQPLRLGRRAMDILLILLAHAGEVVSKQQLMAGVWPDSVVEDINLRVHMAALRKALGDGQAGQRYIITVAQRGYSFVAPVLPQSMEERPVGDAGGRHNLPLRRTRMIGRQALVDSLMTQLPRQRCITLVGPGGIGKTTVALRVAEQLIGHYRDGIRLVDLATLNDPRLICSHLATLLDLALLEGDPLAALVNGLQQRQMLLLLDNCEHLIDAVATLSESILRGAPKVHILATSRESLRAEGEFVQRLDSLEYPSMNATLNRQQALDHSALQLFIERATAAQESFELSDAQLPQAIEICHRLDGIPLALELAAAQVAELGLEGLLNQLQGRLPPLAAGNQSSLERHLTLRATLDWSFNLLDRCEQTCLRRLGVFCGGFTLESAAAVIIGQQIDPGVVFVSITQLVAKSLLNVEVGDEEVFYRLLDTTRRYALEKLEHAAECEETRQRHAERCLALMQQAQSDWDNTPTALWIERYARGLEDLRAALDWSLNGGGPGGLGIRLTAASAPLWQELSLLKEYGGYVRRALSLFDELNEPCPRLKISLKLALGSACYHTWGGTPETIEAFAEARQLAHEHDDVAGQLRAVSGHMAVNLSCGHYRMALAQSEQFDRLGVHGDPLLSLSTHRLRVLALHYAGDQPQARIHAEQVLQRMAHSGHVNRFTHGFGVQYDQSVASLTVLARVLWVQGLPEQAWQTARLALDIAVQIDHGTSICYTLALASCLIAHYNGDQQNARALLQLLLEQSQKHSVLLFNTWARHYAQVIDAQASMPVPKDSSGLIREIMVTLDGCFVDDALFERALNGDAGWSTAEILRARANSLLSGDPDCLDGPLREQARSHMGSEHTQNLCGSQLAREEVLLNATNIQQAEALLQQSLTIARTQGALAWELRSATSLAQLWHRQSRCQEALDLLTPIYQRFTEGYATPDLRKVRLLMDELRQHVQA, encoded by the coding sequence TTGAGTCTTTCGCCAAATCAGGTCCTTGGTTTTGGTCCCTATCGGATTCATCCCGGACAACGTCTGGTGCTCGAAGGCGAACAGCCGTTGCGCCTGGGCCGACGGGCGATGGACATCCTCCTGATTCTGCTGGCGCATGCCGGCGAGGTGGTGAGCAAGCAGCAATTGATGGCCGGGGTCTGGCCGGACAGCGTGGTCGAGGACATCAACCTGCGGGTGCACATGGCGGCACTGCGCAAAGCCCTCGGGGACGGTCAGGCCGGCCAGCGTTACATCATCACCGTGGCGCAACGAGGTTACAGTTTCGTCGCCCCGGTTTTACCGCAATCCATGGAGGAGCGTCCTGTGGGCGATGCTGGCGGTCGGCACAATTTGCCGTTGCGACGTACGCGCATGATCGGTCGCCAGGCGCTCGTCGACAGCTTGATGACGCAGTTGCCACGCCAACGCTGCATCACTCTGGTCGGCCCCGGCGGAATCGGCAAGACCACGGTGGCCTTGCGCGTGGCCGAGCAGTTGATCGGGCATTACCGCGACGGGATTCGGCTGGTGGACCTGGCAACGCTCAACGATCCCCGGCTGATTTGCTCACACCTGGCCACCCTGCTCGACCTGGCACTCCTCGAAGGCGATCCGCTGGCGGCGCTGGTCAACGGCCTGCAACAGCGGCAGATGCTATTGCTGCTCGACAACTGCGAACACCTGATCGATGCCGTCGCGACGCTCAGCGAAAGCATTCTGCGCGGGGCGCCGAAGGTGCATATCCTCGCCACCAGCCGCGAGAGTCTGCGGGCCGAAGGCGAATTTGTGCAGCGTCTCGATTCCCTTGAATACCCGTCGATGAACGCGACATTGAATCGTCAGCAGGCGCTGGATCATTCGGCGCTGCAACTGTTCATCGAACGAGCGACGGCCGCGCAGGAAAGCTTCGAACTGAGCGACGCACAGCTGCCGCAAGCGATCGAGATCTGCCATCGACTCGACGGCATTCCACTGGCGTTGGAGCTGGCGGCCGCGCAGGTCGCCGAACTGGGCCTGGAAGGTTTGCTGAACCAATTGCAGGGCCGTTTGCCACCGCTGGCGGCGGGTAATCAAAGCAGTCTTGAGCGACATCTCACCCTGCGCGCCACGCTGGACTGGAGTTTCAACCTGCTCGACCGTTGCGAGCAAACCTGTCTGCGTCGTCTGGGCGTGTTTTGCGGTGGTTTTACGTTGGAGTCAGCAGCGGCGGTAATCATCGGCCAACAGATCGACCCCGGCGTGGTGTTTGTATCGATCACCCAACTGGTGGCCAAATCACTGCTCAACGTCGAGGTCGGTGATGAAGAGGTGTTCTATCGCCTGCTCGACACGACCCGCCGTTATGCCCTGGAAAAACTCGAGCACGCCGCCGAATGCGAGGAAACCCGCCAACGGCATGCCGAACGTTGTCTGGCGTTGATGCAGCAGGCGCAGAGCGATTGGGACAATACACCGACGGCGTTATGGATCGAACGCTATGCGCGAGGGCTGGAAGATTTGCGCGCGGCGCTGGACTGGAGCCTGAATGGTGGCGGCCCGGGTGGTCTGGGGATTCGCCTGACAGCAGCGTCGGCGCCGTTGTGGCAGGAATTGTCGTTGCTCAAAGAGTACGGCGGCTATGTGCGCCGGGCGCTGAGCCTGTTTGACGAACTCAACGAGCCCTGCCCGCGCCTGAAAATCTCTCTGAAACTGGCCCTTGGCAGTGCCTGCTATCACACGTGGGGAGGCACCCCGGAAACCATCGAAGCATTCGCCGAGGCCCGCCAGTTGGCCCACGAACACGACGACGTCGCCGGTCAATTACGCGCGGTGTCCGGGCACATGGCGGTCAACCTCAGTTGCGGGCACTACCGCATGGCGCTGGCGCAGAGCGAACAGTTCGACCGCCTCGGTGTGCACGGTGACCCTTTGCTGTCATTGAGTACCCACCGCTTGCGGGTACTGGCCCTGCACTATGCCGGAGACCAGCCGCAGGCGCGCATTCATGCCGAGCAGGTGCTGCAGCGCATGGCGCACAGCGGCCATGTCAACCGCTTCACTCATGGTTTTGGCGTGCAGTACGACCAGAGTGTCGCGTCGCTGACGGTGCTGGCGCGAGTGTTATGGGTGCAGGGTTTACCGGAGCAGGCGTGGCAAACGGCTCGGCTGGCTCTGGATATTGCCGTGCAGATCGACCATGGCACCTCGATTTGTTACACCCTGGCATTGGCCAGTTGCCTGATCGCTCATTACAACGGCGATCAGCAGAACGCCCGGGCGCTGTTGCAGTTGTTGCTGGAGCAATCGCAGAAGCATTCGGTGCTGCTGTTCAACACGTGGGCGCGGCACTATGCGCAGGTGATTGACGCGCAAGCCAGCATGCCCGTGCCGAAGGACAGCAGTGGGCTGATTCGGGAAATCATGGTGACGCTGGATGGCTGTTTTGTGGATGACGCACTGTTTGAGCGAGCGCTGAATGGTGATGCAGGGTGGAGCACGGCGGAGATCCTGCGGGCTCGGGCAAATTCGTTATTGAGTGGCGATCCGGATTGTCTGGACGGGCCCCTTCGCGAGCAAGCTCGCTCCCACATGGGTTCTGAGCACACCCAAAATCTCTGTGGGAGCCAGCTTGCTCGCGAAGAGGTTCTCCTGAACGCCACCAATATTCAGCAAGCCGAAGCACTCCTGCAACAATCCCTGACCATCGCCCGCACCCAAGGCGCGCTCGCCTGGGAACTGCGCAGTGCCACGTCACTGGCGCAACTCTGGCACCGCCAATCGCGCTGCCAAGAGGCGCTGGATTTGCTCACGCCGATCTATCAGCGCTTCACCGAGGGCTACGCGACCCCGGACTTGCGCAAGGTGCGCTTGCTGATGGACGAACTACGCCAGCACGTGCAGGCCTGA
- a CDS encoding antibiotic biosynthesis monooxygenase, translating to MPEVLNPQAPGADETVTLIIKHRVKAGFEAAYEAWLRNIVRVAGQREGHLGVDVVRGKRGRLDFYTCVLRFSSTEAMQGWLESPQRQALVAEAAPMLADGDQTEVAPIKEFWFTPLADAASPPPRWKQAVVTLLVILPHTLLVPLIWGPLLALHPILSNYVVATFLITLTIVLSVVYVVMPPVTRLFTPWLEASQAHEHLDSQETSPR from the coding sequence ATGCCTGAAGTCCTCAATCCACAAGCACCGGGGGCCGATGAGACGGTCACGCTGATCATCAAGCACCGGGTCAAGGCCGGTTTCGAGGCGGCGTATGAAGCCTGGCTGCGCAATATCGTCCGCGTGGCGGGGCAGCGCGAAGGCCATTTGGGCGTGGACGTGGTGCGCGGCAAGCGCGGCCGTCTCGATTTCTATACCTGCGTGCTGCGTTTCAGCAGCACCGAAGCGATGCAAGGCTGGCTGGAATCGCCGCAGCGTCAGGCACTGGTCGCCGAAGCGGCGCCGATGCTGGCTGACGGCGATCAGACTGAAGTCGCGCCGATCAAGGAATTCTGGTTTACACCACTGGCCGATGCCGCTTCGCCGCCGCCGCGCTGGAAGCAAGCAGTGGTCACGCTGCTGGTGATTCTGCCGCACACCTTGCTCGTGCCGTTGATCTGGGGGCCGCTGCTGGCGCTGCATCCGATTCTTTCCAACTACGTGGTCGCCACGTTCCTGATCACCCTGACCATCGTCCTGTCGGTGGTGTACGTGGTGATGCCGCCGGTCACCCGTTTGTTTACGCCGTGGCTCGAAGCCAGCCAGGCCCATGAACACCTCGATTCCCAAGAAACCTCGCCACGCTGA
- the ycaC gene encoding isochorismate family cysteine hydrolase YcaC: MSVPYTRLNKDDAVVLLVDHQTGLISLVQDFTPNEFKNNVLALGDIAKFFKLPTILTTSFDAGPNGPIVPELREQFPDAPFIQRPGQINAWDNEDFVKAIKATGRKQLIIAGVVTDVCVAFPTLSAIAEGYEVFVVTDSSGTFNTTVQQAAWARMSAAGAHLLNWFSVACELQGDWRNDMEGLAHLLSERLPNYRNLINSYTKFTAK; this comes from the coding sequence ATGAGCGTTCCTTACACACGTCTGAACAAAGATGACGCAGTTGTGCTGCTGGTCGATCACCAGACCGGTCTGATCTCGCTGGTCCAGGATTTCACTCCGAACGAATTCAAGAACAACGTGCTGGCGCTGGGCGACATCGCCAAGTTCTTCAAGCTGCCGACCATTCTGACCACCAGTTTCGATGCTGGCCCCAACGGCCCGATCGTGCCTGAATTGCGTGAGCAGTTCCCGGATGCGCCGTTCATTCAGCGTCCAGGCCAGATCAATGCCTGGGACAACGAAGACTTCGTCAAAGCGATCAAGGCGACCGGTCGCAAGCAACTGATCATCGCTGGCGTGGTGACGGACGTTTGCGTGGCGTTCCCGACCTTGTCGGCCATTGCTGAAGGCTACGAAGTGTTTGTGGTGACGGATTCGTCGGGCACCTTCAACACCACCGTGCAACAAGCGGCGTGGGCGCGGATGTCGGCGGCGGGTGCCCACCTGCTGAACTGGTTCTCGGTGGCGTGCGAGCTGCAGGGCGACTGGCGCAACGATATGGAAGGTCTGGCGCATCTGCTGTCGGAGCGTCTGCCTAACTATCGCAATTTGATCAATAGCTATACCAAGTTCACTGCCAAGTAA
- a CDS encoding helix-turn-helix domain-containing protein: MAHLQHSVALAPANEPRKTGIGGLSPQRERQVKQLILERLGESLEVTELARACSLSRSHFSRAFKCSTGLSPQDWIRTQRLARAKLLIQHTDLSLTQISLECGFCDQAHFCHMFTRSEGINPFAWRCQIMREPKSHRSQPAVF; this comes from the coding sequence ATGGCTCATTTACAGCACAGCGTCGCCCTCGCCCCTGCCAACGAACCACGCAAGACCGGGATCGGCGGGCTCAGTCCGCAGCGCGAACGACAGGTCAAACAACTGATCCTCGAACGTCTGGGCGAAAGCCTGGAAGTGACCGAGCTGGCCCGCGCCTGTTCACTGTCACGCAGCCATTTTTCCCGCGCCTTCAAATGCAGCACCGGGTTATCGCCGCAGGACTGGATTCGTACCCAGCGCCTGGCGCGGGCCAAACTGTTGATCCAGCACACCGACCTGAGCCTGACGCAAATCAGCCTCGAATGCGGATTCTGCGATCAGGCGCATTTTTGCCATATGTTCACCCGTAGCGAAGGCATCAATCCGTTTGCCTGGCGCTGCCAGATCATGCGTGAACCCAAGAGTCACCGTTCACAGCCCGCCGTGTTTTGA